A segment of the Lycium ferocissimum isolate CSIRO_LF1 chromosome 5, AGI_CSIRO_Lferr_CH_V1, whole genome shotgun sequence genome:
aggttcaagaaagtgctcaaccaaatcttcaacttcaaagTGTGGTGTAAAACCCTAGCTCCCAAACTTGTGTAAAAATGACCAAAGATGATATATTTTCCTTCAAGTGTTGCTTTTATAGTTGCCCCATTTTTCCAAGTCCACAAATGACAAAATATATCCCAAGTTTTCAGTTTTTGCAAAACTCAGTTTTGCACAGTTTTtgtcatttcttcaatttggcctctttttgacttgtttttttttttccacttggtttcttccaaaGCTCTTCTCAATCATATGAACCAACTTATCACAAAACTCTAGAAGAGTATTTATAAGAGGGAGACAAAAAGTGCAAAAGTGGCTTTTAATGACACTCTGCGGACCAAGTATGCGGTCGCAACTAGAGTATGCGACCGCATACTCTGAATTCTCTCCGAAACTTCGATCTTCTTGCCAGTCAACATGCGGCCGCAGAATGAGTTTGCAGAGCCGCATAGTCTTCGCATCCTTGCGCATTTAGCTCCACTCACTAGTCATTCCGAGACTGAATATGCAACCGCATACCAGAGTTTGCGGTGCCACATACTGAACGCATATTCagctcttttccttctttttacgCCATTTTGTCCTTTTTGTGCCCTGGACTCAATGCAcctaaaataatagcaatacaCACCAAGAATAGCCTCATATTATAGAGTAAGAACACAAAAACCAAAGTAAAGGGACTAAAATAAGTGGTAAAATCACCACTTATTAGATAGTCATATGCTCTATCACCTTCCATTTGACAACTATGTTGAGTAGATGATACTTTTGGACTTAACATTCTTTTAGTAGCACATTTGTCACAGTTACTTAGTTGTGCATGATATATCGTAGATTTTAAGTTCAAGTTGCTGACTTCGTATGATATCGCGAGTAAAGTTTACCTTTTTTGTATTCATTTGGCTATCCCATGGAGATGCTATACTCAGCATTCAATGTTGTTTTTCaaacttcattctttagacactTTCCTATTGGAGGCTTGGAGCTCTAGACAAGGAATTTTTTATGATAAGAAAACCAAGATTGTAAACCTCATAGAAGACATGTTAGAAAAATACTCcggagttaaaaaaaaaaagatgttccAAAATATTAACCCTCAAAGAACAAATACTTGAATTTCAAGACCAATATAATAGCTGCTTGGTAGATCATTTTCCCTTTAGCATAGGCTTTTTGTAAAATGTTTTATGTATTGGAGCTTATAATTCCTTAGGCCTACCAATATTTCTATGCAGATTTGTTAGTTTTAGAGTAGGAAAAGGAAACATGAGTTTGATACATGAGGACTAATTCGAGTTGATGGTAATTTTATTTATCAAGTTTATgacaaaattatgtatttgttagTTCAATGGGATTGTGGTTCACTTGCTTCGCTGTCTAGCAGATATTGTTTTTTCTATGTGGCGAATTCGAGAATTGcacggagaaaaaaaaaaacccaaaaaattgCTTTGAAACAGAAATAGAAGCAAAgtatgagaagaaaaaaagttgaaatggcTGCTTTAGAAGAGGAGGAGAATGTTGGATTGCAACTTCAAGATTGATCATTTGCAGGGCAATGTATTACCCAATTCATATAGAACCTGAATGTGATTTCTCACATAACATGTTACTTTCTGCTGTAATTAAGCTACATTGAACCAATTTAATGAATGCACTAGCTTATTTGCAAAGTGAACGGCTTTTTCAAAAAGATTAATTTGTAAGatcatctatttttttttattatctctGCTTATTATTGCATAACTTCTACCTCATTGATGTTCTTTCCTCCCATTTGTTTTTTTGGATTGGTTCGGTGATATCTATGTATAATGTATGTAATGTGTGACGGAGCAAAAATTTCACTAAGgggtttcaaaatataaagaagtaaacacacaaaCAATTCAACGGGATTCAACTACTACtataatatgcataaaaagtAATTTTAACTTTATATATACGGTGTAATTTTCTCAggaagggggttcggatgagTCCTCTTGCTCCACCCGGCTACGTCCCTAATGTAACAGTGCATATATAGGTCACTTGGCTTGATATTTTTATGAAAGATTGAGCTAAGCTTAATGGTTAGATGTAGTTTTCAATATCATGTAAATTATACCTTTATCTTGTGAGTATAAGTGACAAGGTGCGAATCACAAAATTCAGAATGCATCTTGAGGTTGTTTCTTTAATAATTTTGTTTATGAGCTACCTCAGGATTATGAATTTATAAttgtatttttatattttaggaaacTTATTAAATTATCGGTCAATGTAAAGCGAAAAGAAGTGCTATTTCCCGCTACATGTAGCAGCACAAAGTTTTGGATTTTATTCACAACCGCGCGAAGCTCGGGCAAATACCCTAGTAGAAAAGTAAAATTGAAATCTAATCCATCTCAATCCAGTGAAGAATATTTAGTTAGAGTGTACTATTAaatgaaagaatgaaaattaAGTATTTATAGTAAATAGGTAAAGACTTAGGAGGAGTTAGGACTAGAGGTTTTAACTTTTACTTCCGTTACATTTTGTTTCTTCAGTTTCaatatttttcccttttattcaGTGAAATATGTGTTGGGACTCActaaggccccgtttggacatggtttgaaacctggttttaaaccatggtttcaaaccatgtttggacatacaatttgaatattttaagttgtattttctcttataaacataaaaaccccacaaattgtgaaaactatcaaaacattctcaattcttatacaatcttaccaaatgagcaaatcatagtttataacaaaattagtacactactagaaggtttttctaaaaaatgcaacatcaattaatcaaactttacttcaataaaatcgaaaatttaacatgaatagtattgtaactactatttaatataatcttcccacataaattaaagattggtagacataaataaaggttggtggaagttaatgagattggtaaatgattgatgggggtaattgttaaaaatatttaccaacttataggtttttttttacaaaatattaacttatgggttaaattttgtattaaaaaagttgaaaccatggtttcaaacccaaaccatgcttttttggatgatttgggttcaaaccatggtttcaaaccaggTTTCAAACCACGACTGAAAAttgatggccaaacgctgatttgaaaccatggtttcaaaattgatggccaaacgcctactaagtctCTCCGAAACACATTAGATAGAATTTTAGAACTATGGATGGCTAATACTGCAATCGAGTTTTTattcgatttttaaaaataatctcatacacaaaagaatataggCAACATTCAGTTACTTGCGCAAATTAAGCCGCCTGAAAATTGGGTGAAGATCAACACTGATGGAAGCAGGGATGCAAATGGAAGAGCTGGAATGGGAGGAATTTATAGAGATCACACCGGAAAAATTATCATGGCATTTGCTCGGAATGTTGGTATAGATACTAGTAATATGGCTGAAGCCAAGACCGCTCTAAATGGACTGAAATGGTGTTCTAAAAATGCGcataaaaaagtaattttggAATGTGACTCAAAGATTGTGGTTGAGATGATCAAAGGAAACTGTAATATCCCCTAGCAAATGAAGAACATTATTAatgaaattcaaaatatatcaagtacTATTACTTGCGAGATTCGACATTGCTATAAAGAAGCCAACCAAATTGCAGATGCTTTAACAAAATGGAGTACTACAAACAAGGATTTGATTATTTTTGCATATGATCATCTTCCATCGATGGCCATCGGACCTTACAGACTTGATCTCATATAAATGGAGTCCTTTCGGCATAAAcagaagaagaatttttttgtaTAGAAATGCAATAGCATGGCTATTGGTGACAATATTGCAGCAAAATACTTTGGAGAAGTATTTATTAAAGCCCCAACTTTGTCACAACTCTTTGGAGGGACTTTAGTCTTAGCATTTTGGCTGCATCAAGACATGGCACTAGCTAGCAGCTGGTGCATTCCCACAATTTCCTCCTGCTGCATTTGGTTGAAGAAGAATTGAGTTGTTTATGGCTAACACATACACTATGTAAAGAATGGAAGTGATAGGCCTTCTAAGCTAGTTGAGATACTAagctatttttcttttatatttgtgCAAAACTTGTATAGTTTTTGCCAGTGCTTATTTTTTGCTAGCAGTCATTGGCTGCAAACTGGAAAAGAGGGTTGAGCTTCTGCTCCCCTCAGCTTTATAATTTCCGATTTACTAATATAAAGGTCACGCCACCATGCGGcggtaaattttttttaaaaattattattgaTATAATATCATTAGATgagtaaattttaatttttgtagatgagaattcaatttaatttcataaatgcattaatatttttttcacaaaaCAACCGCGCGAAGCGCAGTTAAATTCACTAGTTTAGGGTAACGGATAAGAAATAAATGGGTGTAGACCGAGCAAACTATATTATCATATTCTGGATAGAACGATAAATAAAAGAGGCGTATTAGCATTATTTGGTTAGGAGTATTTAAAGATAAGAATGTCCTTAATAGAAGATGATTAAAGAATTTAGTGTGACGGATAAGAAATAAACGGGTgtagaaacaaaagaaaaggctTTTAGAAGAGATAATAATAGACCATATTATAGAAAACTCAACGGGTTGCgacttttcatttttattgcgACTTTCGATAAAAATGACAACTGGTAAATTTGTTATTCAAATTATTTTGGATTATTATTGTATTTAAGAGGATAACTATAATTAGAGGTTTAATCTTAATTAGAGGTTCAAAGGCCATGGTGTTTACTCTCTGGCATGTCTTCGATATCCTCTTCTACTCACCATTCTTCACCAAACCCCTCACGGCTCCCACTTCCTCTACCCAATCAGATGGAAGTTTCCCTTGTCCCGAGTCTACTATTTTGCGTGATGATGGTACAAACTATATGTTGTGGAGAGAACTTTTCTCGCCTCTTACCCTTCATTCCTTCCAAATTTTGCGTGATGATGGATTCAACTGTTCCATTCCATTGTCCTTTCATGGATTCAGCAACTATTTCTCAAGAAATCTTTCAAGCGATAATCAAGCCAAATCGCTCTCTCACTTCTAAAGATGCATGGCTTCAAATTGAGTGTTTATTCTGTGATCAAGTCAGTTCTCGAACACTTCAACTCAAAGTCCAGTTTCATAATCTTAAGAAAGGTAGTCTTTCCATTAATGAATATGTCCATCGTCTCAAGTCCGTAGCTGATGCCTTAACTTCCATTGGAAATCCTATCTCTGAACCCGATCTTGTCTTCCAAATTCTCTCTGGCTTACCTCCAAAATATATGTCTGTGAGCACCTCTATTTTCACTCGTGTTCCTCTTCCTTCCTTTGTTGAGGCACTTTCCCTTCTATTTCTCTATGAATCTCAATTAAGCAGTTTCTCTAGTTCTTCTACGGATAATGTTACCACTGCTTTTGTGGCCAAGCAACAGTCTTCTTCCTCCTATGGTCGTCGACGTGGTCAACAAAACAATGGTGGTCGCCATTCCAATAGTGGGCATTGATGCAAGAACGAAAAcgaaaacaacaataaaataaaggatagataatttgacaaaACTAAAGACCCAAATTAGCAATCAAAGTTCTTCAAttaactaagacctctaaattaggAACTAAAGAGCATCAAACTCTTAGGATGACTAAGAGGGTTCAATACCCAAATAACTAATCCTCTCACAATGTTCACAATCTAAAGCTTAGCAAGCTCTCGacactcaaaagagttttacAATGTCAAACtatcaataatcaaaatactcTAAGtcttcaaaatgaaataaaccCCTATTTATACTAGAAATATAAAGAATACAACTAGGTTATTACACctctacccttaatgaagtaagggacTTGTTTGGGTGTCTTCTTTGGCAATGGAACTTGAAATTGCAAGTCTTCAAGTAATAACCTCATTGCCACCATGGCCACCTTCGACACTCTTCTCCAAACCGTCCTCCCATGCTAACTATCATGAAACTTGGAATCCCCGAGAAGGCTTTAGAGTGTACTCAAGTACGTCCCTCCTCATGAAACCCTTGCATAGCTTGAAGTTCCCTTGCTTGGCTCGATGTGAAAGGCCTTGATGCAACTCTGATTGTATCAGGCGTAGTCGTGGATGCCAGGCTCAAGGCAATACCAAATCCTTTAATGTTGTGCCTCAACAGTTCACTCCTCGTCCTCGTCCTCGTCTTTCTTCCATCCTTAGTGCTCCCCCCATTTCCTATCTTGCTTCCTGCTTTCCTTTCAACCTACTGATGCTACTCTATATTGCCAACTTTTATATCAACCGAATCATACTACTCGTGATTGCCCATCTATAAATTCTAAGGCCCTTGTCTCAGACATTAGTTCCAATTACTCTTTTCCTTCATCTGGTGATGCCTCTTGGTACGTGGATTCTGGAGCCTCTTCTCATAGACTCTAAATACAACCAATTTAACCTCAATTGCTCTGTATAATGGCTCAGATCGTGTAGTCGTGGGTAATGGTACTCAACTCCCTATCTCCTGCACTGGACATGGTACTCTTTCTACTTCTAATTCTCGTTTTTCTCTTagagatattttaattattccaCGTCTTTCTACTAACTTATTAAGTGTCCGTAAATTTATTACGGATAATAATTGTTCAATGTATTTTGATCCTTTTAGTTTTTACACTAAGGACCTCATAACGGAGAGGCTTCTACTTCGGTGTAATAGTCTTGGACCGCTTTATGCAATTTCTTCTCGTCTTGGTGATTCTGCTACAACTTACTCCGCTCTTGCTGCTGCTCGTATCTCTCCAAACCCTTGGCATCGTCGTCTAGGGCATCCAAACTCTGCTGTTTTAGCTAGTTTAGTTAGGGTCAATAAGTTACCTTGTTCTTCATTCAAAAGTTTGGACAATTTATGTAGTGCTCGTCAACTTGGCAAGGACCAGAAGTTGCCATTTATGGCTTCTTGCTCTTTTGCTTCATCTCCATTTGAATTAATTCATAGTGATATTTGGACTTTCCCTGTTCCTTCTTTTACCGGTTTTCGGTATATTCTGTTTCATGATGATTTCACAAAGTTTTCTTGGTTATTTCCTCTCAAGCGTAAATTTGATACTTTCTCTACGTTTAAGcaattttatgcatatatattgaGCCAATTTTCTACAAAATTAAAAGCTTTTCAATGTGACGCGGCTGCCGAGTTTGTTAAGCTAAGCTTCAGGCTTTTCGTTCATTTCTTAACGATAATGGCATTTTGCTTCGCATTTCTTGTCTGCATACTCACCAAGAAAATGGAAAAGCTGAACGAATGCATCGCACCATTTTAAATATGGTCCGTTCGTTATTATTTCAAGCCTCTCTTCCCTCTCAATCTTGGGTTGATGCCCTACACACTGTTGTCCATCTTTTAAATATTCGCGCGTCAtctaaacttcattttaagacGCCGTTTGAAGCTCTTTTTGCTAAGGTTCCTACCTACTATCACTTACGTGTTTTTGTTGTTCATGTTATCCCAATTTACGTGATTATTCCTCTCACAATTTGAGTCCTCATTCAAAACATTGTATCTTTCTTGGTTATCCCAATAACAAGGATATAAATGCTTTTATCCTACAGCTAACAAAGTGTATGTCTCTAGACATATTAGGTTCAACGAGGATTTCTTTCGTTATCCTTATCTTCTCCTGTCTACTTCCTCAGAACCTAGCTCTTCTACCCTGGCCTCTTTAAACCTCCCTCTTCAATTGATGTTCATCCTCCTCTATCTTCAACTTTATCTCCTAATCAATTTTCAGGATAGGAGTTCTCAAATATCTGCACAATTATTGTCTCCCGTTAATGCTGAAAATTCTCCTCTTATATCTGATCACACACCACAATTTATGCAACAGCTGCTCCTTATTTATCTCCTAATTCTTCTCCACCTCAAGCCTTATCTCAACCTCTTGTACAATTTCAAAATAATCATCAGATTTCCTCTTGCAATCAAAATACATTGTCATCTAGACAATCCCTTCCTAAACCAACTACATCTCATCAAATCATGTTGCAACGTGACTCCTCTCCAAATGTTAGCCAGAACAATTCTTTACTTCCTACTACTAATATCTCAAATTCCTCTCCTATATCTCAAACTAAAATTCAAAACTTATCTTCTAATTCAAAATCACATCACGTGATCACCCGTAAGCAAACGGGATCTCTCAAGCCTCGAGTCCTTCCTTCTCCGCTTTCTCATTCCTTTACACTTCCATCTGAACCTTCATCTTTTACGGAAGCTTCTAAATGTCCTCATTGGAGGCGCTCTATGGCCGACGAATACAATGCTCTTATGGCTAATCGCACATAAGACTTAGTACCACCTCCCTTTCACGCCAATATTATTGGTTGTCGTTGGGTATATCACATCAAACAAAAACCTGATGGTTCTCTGGAGCATTTTAAAGCTCGTGTTGTAGCCCAAGGCtaaaaacaacaacaagtattggACTATGATCAAACGTTTACTCCTGTGGTAAAACCAGTCACCATTTGCACTATTCTCGTCCTTGCTGCATCTAAGAAATGGTCTGTTCATCAATTAGACATTAAGAACGCCTTTGTACATGACAATCTTGACGAACTAGTATATATAAAGCAGCCTACTGGCTTTGTTCATCCACAATTTCCTCATCATGTTTGTCGGTGAACAAAGTTCTTTATGGCTTAAAGCAAGCTCCTAGAGCATGGTTTCATCGGTTCACTTCCTTTATTCTAAGTAATGGATTTCAAAATAGTAGGTCTGATCCTTCTCTTTTCATTTACAAACATAATTCAGACATTGCTATTCTTCTTCTCTATGTTGATGGTATTCTCCTCACTGCCTTTTCTAATTCTTTACTCGAGTCTCTAATTCAGACTCTTAAATCTGAATTTTCAATGAATTAGgtacaattaattattttcttggtGTTTCTATAGTTGCTCGCAATGGGGGTTATTTTCTTTGTCAGTCCAAGTATGTAAAAGACCTTCTTAGTCGTGCAAATTTGTTGTCTTCCAAACCAATTTCTACTCCTCTTTCTCCTAAGTCCCTACTTCATTCGGTAGATTCTCCTCCCTTTTCTGATCCGACTCTTTATAGAAGCCTTGTTGGTGGTCTCCAGTACTTAACCTTCACCCGTCCGGACATTGCTTTTGCCGTTAACCAAGTGTCTCAATTTATGCATTCACCCTTGGACATTCATTACACTGCCGTCGAAAGAATTTTGTGATATTTGCAAGGTTCTCTAGATCATGGCTCATTTATTCCTGGTGGTTCTATTGACAGTTTGCAATGTTACAGTGATGCGGACTTGGCTAGTTGCCCTGCCACTCGTCGATCTACTACAACCTACTGTATTTTTCTTGGCCTAAATCTTATTTCTAGGTCTTCTAAGAAACAAAATGTTGTTTATCGATCAAGTGCCGAAGCTGAATATAGAGCATTTGCCCATGCGACTGCTGAAATAACATGGTTATACTCCCTTCTACAGGAACTTCATGTTTCTCCTTTTTCACCTTCTACAATTTTTTGTGACAGTATTAGCAGTATTTATCTGGGATAAAATCCTGTTCAGCACGCTAATACCAAGCATGTTGAGATTAATATTCAttttgttcatgaaaaaggcCCGCAGGCGTTCTCCGAGTTCAATATGTCCCTAGACAAGATCAACTTGCTGATTTATTGACCAAGGCACTTCCGTCACCACGACTATTGTTCTTGCACAACAAGCTCTGCATTCTTACAGATCGTGCATCGCTTGAGGGGGAGTGATAACTGATAACTTTGTTATTCAAATTATTTTGGATTATTATTGTACTTAAGAGGATCACTATACTTAGAGGTTTAATCTTTTCTTCTACATGTACACCATATATATCATTGTATCTGTGACCATATTCATCAAGAAATATACATTGTTTCAAAAAATACTGGAATATCAGAGTAACTGCAATAACCGACTTTTGGATTTTAAAGGTCTCAATGTTCATCACTTGCAATGGGCgagaaacagaaaaagaaaccaGACACGGTAACCTCAAAATATATCCTCTTTTTCTTTGGTTATCATTTTATGTTTGTGTAAACATAGAATTGCATTTCCAGTAGGACAGAttgtaaaattttattatttctgATGATTTGTATAGGTTGTGGAAGcagaatttaaaatttcaatgtATTGCGAAGGATGCGAAAAACAAGTTACCAAAACCATATCCAAAATCAAAGGTACCCTTTCCGTCTTTAACAAATTGAACTATTTTTTTATGaaccaaaatttaatttttaagtgGTTTTAAGACTAatggttctttttcttttttcatgtaACGGGTTAAAGAATTCATGACGGATATGAATAAACACAAAGTGGTAGTAAAGGGTCGAATTAATCCAGATAAAGTGTTGAAGAAACTTAAGAAGAAGACCGGAAAGAAAGTAGAAATGTTGACTAAAAAAGAAGATAGTAAGAAGAaaggtgaagaaaaagaaggggatATACAAGCGAAGCCAAGTCCAAAGGAAATTGCAGATGCTTTGATGCTTGAATTTTGTGTAGATAGTGTGTTGTATACCATGTTTAGCGATGAGAATGCAAATGCATGTTCTATTATGCAAGCCTATTCTTTAATTTGGACATTAGCTGATATTTCCTCAAAGCATTATTTAGGTTATATGATCCATTAATTCTGTCCAAAATGTTGGCATCACAATTCACAGCACTCGCAATTAGGAGAAAAATGTGCAAAGTTGCGTGCTTATAACCCAACTTTttctgaactttttttttttggggggttttctACCCAATATTCGGTATCTGCATCGAAACTTTGATTAATCAGGAGTCGTGCCACATAAAGcctattaaataaaatttactaaaGTTTATATCACTGGGGAAGTTTAGAAATGTGTAAAGTTGCTACAATCCAACCTATACAACAAGAAATCACTGTTCAATTGACGTATTTATAATTAGGTTAATTTGTTTTCAATATATTTCCTAGATCTGTTTTACATTTGAGTCAATCAGCAATCATTTCACATTCTCCTCttttaaaagtataaaaaagttaaatatcATTTGGACTAGGGCAAGTAATAGGTATAGAAAGATGTGGAGTGATAAAAAAATCTACAATCTTCATTTCTCTTATGGTATGCATCACAAATTTGTGAGATCATTCCGCTAACAATACAACTCATTGCATATTTTGCAAAATTTAATAATCCTAAATGTAATGTAATTTGGAAGCAAACTTGGAGTAAATGTTTGCGCTCGAAGAAGGATTAATTACATGAAATGCAAGATTCCCCTTTTCAATGATTAATGCTGAAAACTAAACTTGCGAGTAAACTAATACAGCAATAACAATCGAGAAAAGGgaagaggaaaaaaaggaaCAGAAAAGCC
Coding sequences within it:
- the LOC132057626 gene encoding uncharacterized protein LOC132057626; its protein translation is MDSTVPFHCPFMDSATISQEIFQAIIKPNRSLTSKDAWLQIECLFCDQVSSRTLQLKVQFHNLKKGSLSINEYVHRLKSVADALTSIGNPISEPDLVFQILSGLPPKYMSVSTSIFTRVPLPSFVEALSLLFLYESQLSSFSSSSTDNVTTAFVAKQQSSSSYGRRRGQQNNGGRHSNSGH